GGATGAATCGTCATCGCGCTTCAGGTTGTTGTTTGCGTTTGATCTCCGCGCACGCGCTCTGCGTTTTTCGCGGGGAAAGGCGCTTCACCTTTTCCGGATTTTGCTTTAGGCCTCAAGATACGGGACGGCGAAGTGTTCGCAGATCGATGCAAAGGTCTTTTTCGCTTCGGCGTCCTCGAAGCAAAAACGCATCCCCTTGTCAGCCCGCTCGATCGACCAATCCATTTTGCTTCCCCGTGCAATTCGGGACGCCTCGGCACGCAATTGATCTAGTTGTCTGCCGTAAACGCGGACGATTACGCTGTTTTCCATGGTTTGAAACTCATTTGGCTGAAACGGTCCAAAAATTACGCCGCCATCTCGAAATGAACTTCCCCGGCGACGCTCCATCGAACTGGGCCCTCTAAATCCCCAGCGACCATAGCTTATCAATCCTGACGCCATGCCCGTGTGAAGAGGTTTACAGGGGTCGATCAGGCTGGCGGGTCTTTTCGTTCCCAAAAAGGCCGCAGCGACAACCGCGCCGCTGCGGCCCCGCCGGGTCAAAAAAATAGGTGAAGTATTCGCCAGCCCCGGTGTTCGTAAGCCTACGCCGACATTTCTACCCCGCAAATCAAAACCGCTGTTTCCCTTAACGGAACCAGATTTACTGTTGCGCGCGGACGACAGATTTTGGCGGAATAACTAGCAGAATACCGCTGCAAGCTCCGGGCCTGTACGACGGCCGGGAGCCGGAATACTGCGAGGACGATCCCGCGGAGTGGGGATTGCAGACTTCGAAGGGTTGCTTGAACAGGTTGGTTGGCAAGACTGGCAGCACACGTTGATGGCATGAAGGAACAATCCTGGCGCCGCCGCCACGGCCATCCAGCTTGCCGCAATTCCCTGAGAAGGAAGAGGACGCGCTGATCATCCTGCGGTTGGCAACAGAGTTCGTGACCGACTTCCTGGCCGAACGGGGGCCGCACCGAAGCGGTCGCCGGCGTCCTGCTGATCGGGGGTAACGAATGCGCCTGATCTGGCTTCAGGCACATCGATGAAGCAGGGGCGCTGCCGGGCTCGAAATTCCCTGTCCCCCCGGCAGCGCTCTGTTTCAAAACTGGGCGCTGAAATCCCAGTTGATTTCACTGTGCAATGGTCATGCCACAGGTTTGTGACAGCACGCCCGCCGGCAAAGAGAAGGCCCCAGCCGGCGTTGAGAAACGACTGGGGCTGCAAGTGGGGGATATCCTTTCGAACTAGCGAGGGATATCCGGCCATACAACGCAAAGGGGCCGATTTCCGGTTTTCCCGGTTCGCGCTAGGGCGTCCTCACCCCATTATTCTTTCAAGGGCGACAAGGGACATAAAAACGAGCACGACGACTCCGATAAAGGTAATGCCGAGGAAAACGTTGTGCATGATGCCGCCATTGAAGGAGGCCACTAACGGAGGCGGCCTTTTCTTTCAGTGAACCCTGATTTTTTCGAGGGGGAGCCGCAGTTCTGCCGCGCGCTCCTCTCTGCACTTCTTCCGGAACTCAATTTCTCGCCGCTCGAATTCAACCAGTTCCTTCCGGGCTTCTTCTAACAGTCGATCGCGCGGCGGCATTGCTAGTTGAGTGCGTTCCGTCATTACTTGCTCCCGTCTGACGAGACGTCCAGATATAGAAGGGCTTGAGTCGCGAGAAGGTTCACTGCCGCAAGATTACCGATTTATGACGACGGCCATGTCCTCGCATTCGAGGGCGGCATCATTCAAACGATCGCTCTGTTCTGTGCCACTGAGGACGATGCAAGGCTGCGAGGGCATCGACGACCACCCCGTAGAGGTTTGGGAAGGGCCACGCCGGATAACTCGGTTTGAGGCCAAGCACTAGACCGCCGGTTCACGCTGGCGGACCTTCCTCTTTCGACGGCGGTTGCACGGGCGTCTTGGTTTGACCAATTCTATTGCAGCGCGGGCAGATGAATGCGTGCAATATCATCTGTTCTGACGCGATGAGAACGGAGCGAGACCCATTTCGATGTTGCAGGTCTCGCAAATCGGAGTGGTTGCTTGCTCCAACGATCGTCTGAGAATTTCCATCCGCGGCGCACCCAATTCCTCCGTTCCGGAACATTTTAGGCCGTTTGGACCAGACCGGGCAGCGCCAACTGAGGCGGCCTTTTGGCTGAGGTACTTGTACTGTCGCTATAGCATTCTTCATTTTTCCGAATTTTATCCAGAGGTCACTAACCATACCACCCATTTCTCCTGCACGCTCCCGGCCGGGTGTTAGCCTGCTTCCTCGAGGGAGAAATTGCGTGCCGGATAAGTTCGCCGACAGGCTGGTGCAGCCCCGTGCCCAAATCGGATGGGACGGCGTAGTGCGCTTCCTTCACATCACGCCTCGCAGCTTTCTGCCGATGCGAGCGATGCCGACGCTCACGTTGATCGCGGGCAAGGGCATTGATGGCGATCGCTACATGATCGGGGAAGGGTTTTATTCGCACCTGCGCGCGGAGGATGCGCAGCTCACGTTGTTCGAGGTCGAGGCGCTGGTCGCAATCAAGCGCGACTCCGGCATCGAACTCAGCCCAGAGGAGCACCGGCGCAATGTTACGGTCGAAGGCATGCCGCTGAACCACCTGGTCGGCTGCCAATTCTGGCTCGGCGAGACCTTGCTGCAAGGAACCCGGCTCGTGCCTCCGTGTCGCCATATCGAGAAGGTCACCGGCAAGAGGATCGCCAAACACCTGATCAATCGCGGCGGGCTATACTGCAAGATCTTGCAGGGCGGCATTGTCAGGATCGGCGATGCCGCGCGGAACGCGTCATGAGCGCCGAGCCGAATCCTGATCGTCGTCACCGACAACATCGAGGCCCGCCGGCCATTCGGCGCGCCTTTTCTGTTTTCCAGATCACGTTCGCGTATATTTCCTTACCAAGACCGCACCAGAGCCTTACCAACGCGCGCACCGCCGAGCTGTGCGCGGCGCGGATCGGTCACCGGGACGGCGACGCCCCGGCGCGGCGCAAAATGTTCCCCTATTGAATGCGCGGATTGAAACGCGCACCGCCGTCGTTGGTTGGAGGGTAATCGAAACGGGTCTCGGAGATCCCCATGACCGATGACGATATGCTCGTCCTGGCCGGATTGGCCGGCTTCGCCTGGTGGACATACGTCTTTCTGCCTCTGGTCTATTTCTATAGCTGAGGACGGGTTGTTTGGTGGAGGTTGTGCCGCTCTGGAGTCTTTTCAACGCTCCGTGCGCATCGCCGCCCCCTGCTGATTGCGCCGGCATCACGCGAGGCCCGCCGGCGGTCATCAGGGCTCTTACTTGCCCTTGCTCTTTAACTTGCCCTCGTCCTCAATCGCACGATCAATTGCCTCGATCGCCTGCTGAACTTCGATGATGCCCTTGATGGCGTCCTCGGTCTTTCCGCGCTGGTAGTCACCCGCGATGGCCTTCGCCCAATTGCGGCGCATCTCGACGAGAGCCCTACGCGCTCCTCTCACGTCCAGGAGGTGTTCATCAGCCATGTGTCGAAGTCCTTTTAGGTGGCAAGGCCCGTGGGATTGGCGGGCCTTGTTCACATTATCGAGAGAGGTCCTCTCCATCGTCTCCCCAATAACATCAATCCAAATTTCCTCAAGGGATCAACAAAACCGTGCACCAAATAGGTGCATAATTTCAATGACTTAGAGGAACGGCTGCGCTTGCTTCGCCACAGTAAGCCAATCCATATTCCTTCGAACGCACAGCGCAATTTCAAAAAGGCGATGCGCCACTTCGTCAAGCACTGCATCGGTCTCGGATTGATGTCGGTAGATCCGCTCGCCTCGCCGATCATGACGGACAAGCCGAAATCGAAAGGCTTCCACGCCTGGACCGACGATGAGGTCGACGTCTACCGCAAGCGTCATGTCGCCGGCACCAAGGCACGGCTGGCTCTGGAGGTGCTCCTACAAACCGGCCATGCCCGCAGCGATGTCATCCGCATGGGCGACCAGCGCGTCAAGAATGGACGTCTCACCATGGCCCGGCAGAAGACCGGCACCGAGTTTTCTATCCCGCTGTTGCCTGAACTTGTCGCCGAGTTCGCGCTGCACCGGCGCGGTGGCGCCGTGGCGTCAATGGTGTGGCTGACGACAGAGCGAGGCACACCGTTTGGGTCCGCAGCATCGTTCGGGATTTGGTTTGGCGATCGCTGCCGTGAGGCAGGAGTCCCAGGTCGCGCCCGGGCTGCGCAAGGCCAGCGCAATCAGGCAGGCGCTACATGGCGCAACACCGTATGAATTGATGGCGTGGCACGGATGGAAAACTATCAACGAGGCACAAGAATACGTCGGCCAGGCCAATAGGATGAAGCTGGCGGACAACGCCGCGGCCAGGCTCATTTCAGGAACAAGGATTGTCTCAGCGGCCGACCGAGCCAAATCGCCGAAAAACATGAGTGATATCAACGGCGGTCTGAAGATGTGGCGATCCCGGCAGGACTCGAACCTGCAACCCGCGGAGTAGAAATCCGCTATCATTCATTGAAATCATTAGGTAATTCTGCTTCATGTTGCGCCCTTGTTGCGCCTCCTGTTAATTCCCGTATATTCCCGCGCATTCCCAAGTGGGCAGGGGCGGCGTGATGTCGATCAGGAAGCGGACCTGGAAAACGGAATCGGGTGAGGAACGCTTCGCGTATATTGTCCAATATTCGACGGCCGAAAAGGACGCCCGCGGCAAGCGCCGGCGCCACATCAAGACATTCGATCGCAAAAAGGACGCCGAGGACTTTCAGGCGCAAGTGCGTGTCGACCTGAAGAAGGGTACGCACACGCCCGCCAGCAAAAGCATCACCGTGGAAGCGGCCGGCGAACTCTGGATAGACGGTTGCGGCGATCTGGAACGCTCGACGGTCGATCAGTACCGGCAACACCTCGATTACCACATTAACCCGTACCTGGGTGGCCTGAAGCTCTCCGCGTTGACTGTCGCCATCGCGCGGGATTGGCAAGACAAGCTCCGAAACGGCGCCCCAGCGCCGGGACACGGCGCAGCGGAGCCGCGTTCGGCCGCCATGGTCAAGAAAGTCACGACGTCCCTGAGCAGCCTCCTGTCGGACGCAATGGAACGTGGGAAGGTGGGGCATAACGTCGTTCGAAGCATGACGGCCAATCGCCGCAGGAAGCGCAAAGTGGAGCGCCGGCAAAAGCGCAAGCTCGTTATCGGTCGCGACATCCCCGAGCCGGGCGAGATCGATGCGCTCTTGCTGCACACGACTAGCGACCGTTGGCGCGCATTCTTTTTGACGGCAGTTCGATGCGGCTTGCGTGCAAGTGAGCTGCGCGGTTTGCATTGGCAGGATATCGATTTCAAGAAAAGCGAGCTACACGTTCGCCAACGTGCTGACAGGTACAATGCGATCGGCAATCCGAAATCCGCTGACAGCCAACGCGTTGTGCCAATTCCGCCTAAGACGCTTGTCGCACTCCGTGAGTGGAAAGCTCAATGTCCGAAGCTCGACGGCCGGCAGCATTTCGTGTTTCCGAATGGATCTGGAAACGTTGAAACTCACTCGAACATCATCGAGCGCGGTCTGATCCCGGCATGGGAAGCTGCCGGGGTAACGGTGCCCGTGCTTGATGCCGATGGAAAGCCGACGCATGACAAGGATGGCAGGGCGATCGTGAAGGCCAAATATACAGGCGCGCACAGTCTGCGGCACCACTTCGCGAGCTGGTGCCTCGCTCGTCCGCCGATCGGACTCGGGTTGAATCTCAAGGAGCTTTCCGAGCGGATTGGACACGCGTCCATCCAAATCACGATCGACACTTACGCGCATCTCATTCCGCGCGCCGATCACGCAGAAGAGCTTGCAGCAGCCGAAGGGAAATTTGGGTAATTTAACTAACCTCTAAGGATTTGCGCGTAGGGTGGAGTTGGACGCGCCGATTTTGAAGATTTGGCGAGATTTTGCACTGAAGCACCCTGAGCAGCGAGTGCGCGTCCTGAACCCCCGATTTTCATCGCGGGCAGGGCATCTCGTCATTCCATTCCAGCATGGCTGATAGAATCCTTGCTCGCATAGCGTGACAAGGATCTCGCATGTCTGCCCAAAACGACACCGCCGCGCCGAACATTATATGGGGCGCGAAAGCGATCAGCCAGGTTATCCGTCGTCCGGAAAAAAGCACCTTCAACGCGCTCGAAGCCGGCAAAATCCCAGGCGCTAAGAAAATCGGCGGCCGATGGGGATTGAATCCAAGCGTATTTTTCGCCGCATTCGAAGCCGCCTGAGCCGCCCACGGCGGATCCCCGAATTCGAAAGGTCTTTTGATATGACGAGTGCAACCGACGTTACGCCGGATGACACGTATGCCATGGAATCCAAAATTAGGGCCGCCAATATCGAGACGCTCGAGCGCGCAGGCTTTGCGCCTCCGATCGCGGCAGTGATTACCGATGCCCAACCCGGTCTGGTGATACCGACCGAAGCTGCGAAAGAACTTTTCGCGGCATGCACCCAAATGTCGGCCGAACCTCTAACTCAGGCGGTGCACTGATATGCCCTCTTCAAACGGCGTCTATACCCTCCCGCCCGGATATTTGGCCGTCACTGGCCAGGTGATTCAGGCGAGCCAGCACAATCCGCCGCTCGAGGATATCGCGCAGGCGCTGACGAATCGGCTGTCCCGCGACGGCACCGCGCCGATGACCGGGCCGGTAAAGGCTGCGGACGGTGCCGTTGGTGCCCCTTCGCTCACGTTCAATAATGCGCAGAGCACCGGCTTTTATAAGACGGCTGGCGGCAACATTGGCGTCGCGGTCGGCGGCGTGGAAACCGTCGAATTTGGACCTGGCGGGATCGTGACGGGTGCGCGGTTTTTGGGCGAGTTGATTTCCTATACCGGCATTACGGCACCAGCGTTGACCGTGTTTCCTTATGGTCAGACTTTGAGCCGGACGACATATGCGGCGCTATGGGCGTTTGCGCAAACCCAAATCACCGCGGGGAACACATTCTACAACAATGGCGACGGCTCGACGACTTTCGGCATAGGAGATCTCCGCGGTCGCACCCTCGCTGGCAAAGACGATATGGGCGGATCGTCAGCGTTTCGACTCACGACCGCAAATTTCGGAAGCAATCCAGACGTGCTTGGCAACAGCGGCGGTAGCGAAACTGTAACACTCAGTCTGGCTCAGTTACCGACCGGAATTACGTCGAACGGGACAATCACAGCCGTTGCGCCCAATAGCAGTAATTTTGTGACCGGGGCTGGAACGGAGGTCATCAGCTTCGGTGGCGGTGCCGCGAACAAAACCATCGTCACTTCCAATACTGTTGCAGCCAACAGTTCTAGCGCCAGTGGCACCGCTTCTGTCACGTCAAACAACACTGGCGGCGGTGCGCATAACAACGTGCAGCCGACCATGGTTGTGAACTATCTCCTTTTTGCGGGGGCCTGATAATGGCGACGTTTCATCCGACTGACCCGAGCGGCGCGCATGCAGACGACGACACGTATCAATTTGTCGATGAGCTAGGTCGCGCCATCGTCAACGAGCATCAGCGCCAACTCGCTGGCGCGGCAGTCGATCCGGATGGGCCGACTGTAGATCACGAAATCCAGAGGGTTCAGTAACATGACTGTTAAGCGCCCCAAAGACTTACCCGCAGCGACCAGCGTTGCCGTGGGAGACATTATCCTGATCGACGGCGCGACTGGCGCGCGTGCTCTCGCGGCAACGGCGGTGGCGAAGGTCGCAGTGGGCAAGACGGCTGCTATCAACAACTCACTGACGCTTGTCGGCACAGATGGCACCACGCAGACATTCCCATCCACCAGCGCCACGATCGCACGTACCGATGCCGGACAAACGTTCACTGGTACGAACGCGTTCGGCGTGCTGACTGCAACATCCATCAACGGACTCACGATCACGACCAGTACCGGGACGCTAACGCTGGCCAACGGCAAAACGGCTGCTATCAACAATTCGCTCACGTTTGCGGGCACGGATGGCAGCACACTCAATGTCGGCTCGGGCGGTACGCTCACCGGCAGCAGCAGTGCGGGCGTGTTCTTCGACAATTTGCCACAAAATTCGAAAAGTGCAGCGTACACTACCGTGCTTGCCGATGCGCAAAAGCACATCCTGCATCCGTCTGCAGACACCACGGCTCGCACCTTCACCATCGATAGCAATGCCAACGTGCCGTATCCGATCGGCACGACCATGACGTTTGTCAATCAGAACGCGGCTGGTGTTCTCACGATCGCGATCACCTCGGACACGCTGAGATTTGCGGGCACTGGTGCCACTGGTTCGCGCACCCTGGCTGCGAACGGTATCGCTACGGCACTCAAGGTGACAGCGACGGAGTGGATTATTTCGGGCGTCGGATTGTCATGAGCACTGCGGCTATCAACGGATTATTGGCCTCGATATCTGCGGTGCGCACCTTTAGCTATCTCGTGGTGGCGGGCGGCGGCGGTGGCGCGTCGGCGGGCGGCGGTGGCGGCGGCGCGGGGGTATCCTGACAGGTGCTGCTAATGCATCCGTGGGAATATCGTTTTCAGTCACCGTCGGTGCTGGGGGCAACGGTGGCGCTGGAGGTGCCAACAATTCCGGCACACAGGGTGGGAATTCGGTTCTGGCCGCTACTTCCACCGTTACAGCGATCGGTGGCGGCGGTGGCGGCGGTCCTGGGTTGGCAGCGCAAAGTGGTGGAAGCGGCGGCGGCGCCGGCCGCGCAGCATCCCCAAGTACGGGCGGCGCGTCCACGGCCGGCCAAGGAAATGCCGGCGGCAACGATGGAAGCGCAAACTCGGCTGGCGGCGGCGGTGGCGGTGCGAACACGGCGGGGGCCAATTCAACAACCACAAACGGCGGCAATGGCGGTGCCGGGATATCATCTTCCATCACCGGGAGCGCAGTGAACTATGGTGGCGGTGGTGGCGGCGGCATCCGCACCGCGACCGGCGGTACAACGGCTGGTACGGGTGGGAGCGGTGGCGGCGGCGCTGGAAGCACAACGTCGGCGGCTGGTACGGCTGGTACGGCGAATACTGGCGGTGGCGGCGGTGCGGGAGCCCTGACGAGCAGCGACACCGTCTCTTCGGCTGGTGGCCCTGGCGGTTCGGGAATTGTCGTGATCGCGTATCCGAACACGCTTCCGGCGGCGGCGATTACCGGAGGGGGCGTTCAGACCAATGTCGGCGGCAATTTTATTTATACGTTCACGTCCAACGGAACGATCACGTTTTGACGCGTTTTCGCGACCGTGGATGTAGCGGCGCGAATTCTCCCGGCCTTGGTGGTGTCAGTCCATCGGAGTCGGGAGTTTTAGAATCGGAGAACTGAGATGGCGACATTCGAACTCACTGCGCCGGACGGTGGCGTCTACCACGTTGATGCACCGAATGAGCACGCCGCAATCGCAGCGCTGAAGCAGGTGACTGCGCCCAAGAGCACTGTCCTAAATATCGATGGGCGCAAAGTAACAGTCGACGACAATTTCCTGAAGTTGTCGCGGGACCAACAAAACGACACGGTGGATGAGATCGCCAAATCGCTGCCCCCCAAGGCACAGCAGCGCGTCACAGATCCCGCATTGCTGGCTCAACTCAACGCCCCCGACTATTCCAAGATGTCGGATGCGGACTTGATGAAAGTGGTGCGGCCCGCTGTCGGCAACAAGGTGACAGACCCGGCCTTGCTCGCCCAACTCAACGGCGCTCCCATTCACATCGGCGCGCCGGACGGTTCGATTGTTGAATTTCCGGCGGGCACCTCGGATGACGTGATCAATAGGGAGATGAAGAAGGCATACGACGCAGGTACATTCGGTAAGTCCCCGTCCGTACCCGCTGCGCCGACCGCTACTGCAGCGCCGTCCGGAGGCGGCTTCTCAGATACGATTCATTCGATCCGCGAGGCGATCCATGCGCCGACGCGCGCCCTGGAAAACGGCGCGTTCCTCGGACTCGGCGACCGGGCTCGAGCGCTCATAGACACGGCTCTAAGCGCTGGCGGGTATGGCGAGCATCTGAAAAACGAACAAGGCGAAACTGAAGCTTTCCAGAAAGCACATCCAATTGCCGCGCCTGTCCTTGAAGCCGCAGGCGGCGTGATCGCCCCGGCCGCCGTGGTCGGTGCCGCGGCCAAGGGTGCAACGCTCGGCACCAAGACGCTTCTCGGCGCGGGCGCGGGCGGCGGCATAGGCGCGGTTCAAGGCGCGTTCGGTTCGAAGGATTGGACCGATCCCATACAAGTCGCCAAGGATGCCGGAGTCGGCGCTGTGGTGGGTGGAATGGTTGGTGGGACCATCCCTACGGTAGGCAAGGTCGTCGGTGCCGCGTATGAGAAGGCGGCCAATCTGTTCCGCGGCAAGGTCGACGGCATGTCTCGTGCGGCCAGCAATCATCTCGTTAAAGCGGTGGAAGCCGACACGCCAGCCGCCGTTCAAGCGCGTCTCGCGGAGCTTGGTCCGGATACCATGCTCGTCGACGCAGGACCGGCACTGCTCGGCAAGGGGCAAGGTGCTTCGCTCAACAGCGATGAAGGCCGCTCGGTGATGCAAACCGCGCTGACCGCGCGTGACAAAGGTACGAACGCTCGCATTCAGAACGATGTCAATGCGGCTTTGGGACCGTATCAGGGCGGCGACCCGCAGACTGTCCGCGACGCTATCGTGGCGCACCGAACCGCCGTGGATAACGTCAATTATCCCGCCGCCCTGGACAATGCTCCGCCCGTCCAGACGGCGCATATCCTGACGGATTTGGACTATCTCATTCCCCGGTCGGTCGGTAACGAGCATCGCGCGTTGACCAATCTGCGCGACATGATGATGACAACGGAGCGTCGACCGCTGCTCGACGCCGCTGGCATTCAGCAGTACGACCGTCTCGGCAATCCGCGTTTCCACGAAGTGCCGGTTTCGCAGAATGATGCCGAAGTCTTGCACAAGGTTAAGCAGGAACTTGATAACGTCATTGAGTATGATCAGCCGGG
This genomic interval from Bradyrhizobium sp. CB82 contains the following:
- a CDS encoding tail fiber protein gives rise to the protein MPSSNGVYTLPPGYLAVTGQVIQASQHNPPLEDIAQALTNRLSRDGTAPMTGPVKAADGAVGAPSLTFNNAQSTGFYKTAGGNIGVAVGGVETVEFGPGGIVTGARFLGELISYTGITAPALTVFPYGQTLSRTTYAALWAFAQTQITAGNTFYNNGDGSTTFGIGDLRGRTLAGKDDMGGSSAFRLTTANFGSNPDVLGNSGGSETVTLSLAQLPTGITSNGTITAVAPNSSNFVTGAGTEVISFGGGAANKTIVTSNTVAANSSSASGTASVTSNNTGGGAHNNVQPTMVVNYLLFAGA
- a CDS encoding MOSC domain-containing protein codes for the protein MPDKFADRLVQPRAQIGWDGVVRFLHITPRSFLPMRAMPTLTLIAGKGIDGDRYMIGEGFYSHLRAEDAQLTLFEVEALVAIKRDSGIELSPEEHRRNVTVEGMPLNHLVGCQFWLGETLLQGTRLVPPCRHIEKVTGKRIAKHLINRGGLYCKILQGGIVRIGDAARNAS
- a CDS encoding DNA-binding protein; this encodes MSAQNDTAAPNIIWGAKAISQVIRRPEKSTFNALEAGKIPGAKKIGGRWGLNPSVFFAAFEAA
- a CDS encoding glycine-rich domain-containing protein, which gives rise to MGISFSVTVGAGGNGGAGGANNSGTQGGNSVLAATSTVTAIGGGGGGGPGLAAQSGGSGGGAGRAASPSTGGASTAGQGNAGGNDGSANSAGGGGGGANTAGANSTTTNGGNGGAGISSSITGSAVNYGGGGGGGIRTATGGTTAGTGGSGGGGAGSTTSAAGTAGTANTGGGGGAGALTSSDTVSSAGGPGGSGIVVIAYPNTLPAAAITGGGVQTNVGGNFIYTFTSNGTITF
- a CDS encoding tyrosine-type recombinase/integrase, translating into MSIRKRTWKTESGEERFAYIVQYSTAEKDARGKRRRHIKTFDRKKDAEDFQAQVRVDLKKGTHTPASKSITVEAAGELWIDGCGDLERSTVDQYRQHLDYHINPYLGGLKLSALTVAIARDWQDKLRNGAPAPGHGAAEPRSAAMVKKVTTSLSSLLSDAMERGKVGHNVVRSMTANRRRKRKVERRQKRKLVIGRDIPEPGEIDALLLHTTSDRWRAFFLTAVRCGLRASELRGLHWQDIDFKKSELHVRQRADRYNAIGNPKSADSQRVVPIPPKTLVALREWKAQCPKLDGRQHFVFPNGSGNVETHSNIIERGLIPAWEAAGVTVPVLDADGKPTHDKDGRAIVKAKYTGAHSLRHHFASWCLARPPIGLGLNLKELSERIGHASIQITIDTYAHLIPRADHAEELAAAEGKFG